A region of Allocoleopsis franciscana PCC 7113 DNA encodes the following proteins:
- a CDS encoding adenylate kinase-like kinase gives MKKVAVFGNTGGGKSTLSKRLSQITGLPLHVLDKIQYQSGGREVPHEDYKRAHQQILGTDRWIIDGFGCMETLWLRLNEADSLVFVDLPLYVHFWWVTKRLITGGFSPPEGWPQKSPILKSSLTSYRVLWLCHKHLTPKYREYIEQAQSIKSVYHIRSTQQISQFFELIENETNFKEGQQN, from the coding sequence ATGAAAAAAGTAGCGGTCTTTGGCAATACTGGAGGCGGTAAATCAACTCTAAGCAAGAGATTATCCCAAATCACTGGTTTGCCACTTCACGTCTTGGACAAGATTCAATATCAATCAGGAGGTCGTGAGGTTCCTCATGAAGACTATAAGCGTGCCCATCAGCAAATTTTAGGGACTGACCGATGGATTATTGACGGCTTTGGTTGCATGGAAACCCTCTGGCTACGACTGAACGAGGCGGATAGTCTGGTTTTTGTCGATCTACCGCTATATGTGCATTTCTGGTGGGTAACTAAACGACTCATCACAGGAGGCTTTTCTCCGCCAGAAGGCTGGCCGCAAAAGAGTCCAATCTTGAAAAGTTCGCTTACTAGCTACCGCGTGCTTTGGTTATGTCACAAACATTTGACCCCAAAATATCGTGAATATATCGAGCAGGCTCAAAGCATCAAAAGTGTTTATCACATTCGCTCGACTCAGCAGATTTCGCAATTTTTTGAATTAATTGAAAATGAGACTAACTTTAAAGAGGGGCAACAAAATTAG
- a CDS encoding succinate dehydrogenase/fumarate reductase flavoprotein subunit has product MLEHDVIIVGGGLAGCRAALEIKRTDPNLDVALVAKTHPIRSHSVAAQGGMAATLKNVDVEDTWEAHAFDTVKGSDYLADQDAVEILTREAADVVIDLEHMGVLFSRLPDGRIAQRAFGGHSNRRTCYAADKTGHAILHELVNNLKRNGVRLYDEWYVMQLIVEQGQAKGVVMFRIRDSKVQVVRAKVVMFATGGYGRVYNTTSNDYASTGDGLAMSAFAGVPLEDMEFVQFHPTGMYPVGVLLSEAVRGEGAYLINANGDRFMATYAPSRMELAPRDITSRAIVREIRAGRGIHPDGSAGGPFIYLDLRHMGREKIMSRIPFCWEEAHRLLGIDAVHEPIPVRPTVHYSMGGIPVNTDGQVRSGPDGLIEGFFAAGEAACVSVHGANRLGSNSLLECIVYGRRTGAAIARYIQDRKLPDINEQSYIRSTQEQINTLMNQSGTIRIGALRQNFQDCMTQHCGVFRTEELMQEGLNQLKQLQQQYEQIYLDDKGTTWNTELIEALELRSLMVVGEIILTSALNRKESRGAHCREDYTERDDTNFLKHTMAFYSPAGIDLNYLPVAITRFEPKERKY; this is encoded by the coding sequence ATGCTAGAACACGATGTCATTATTGTGGGGGGCGGATTAGCTGGGTGTCGCGCCGCTTTGGAAATTAAACGGACTGACCCCAATTTGGATGTCGCTCTCGTTGCCAAAACTCACCCCATTCGTTCTCACTCCGTCGCTGCACAAGGAGGAATGGCTGCCACCCTAAAAAATGTGGATGTGGAAGATACCTGGGAAGCCCATGCCTTTGATACCGTTAAGGGTTCTGATTATCTAGCCGACCAAGACGCGGTGGAAATCCTCACCCGCGAGGCTGCCGATGTGGTGATTGACTTAGAACACATGGGGGTACTGTTTTCCCGCTTGCCCGATGGTCGGATTGCTCAACGGGCATTTGGTGGACATTCCAACCGACGTACCTGCTATGCGGCGGATAAAACCGGTCACGCCATTCTCCACGAACTGGTCAACAACCTGAAACGTAACGGGGTGCGCCTCTACGATGAGTGGTACGTGATGCAGCTCATTGTGGAGCAGGGTCAGGCTAAAGGAGTGGTGATGTTCCGGATTCGGGACAGTAAGGTTCAAGTGGTACGGGCGAAGGTAGTGATGTTTGCCACGGGCGGCTATGGGCGTGTTTATAATACCACGTCCAATGATTATGCCTCGACGGGGGACGGTCTTGCCATGTCTGCCTTTGCGGGTGTGCCGTTAGAGGATATGGAGTTTGTACAGTTTCACCCCACGGGGATGTATCCGGTGGGTGTCTTGCTGTCGGAAGCGGTACGCGGTGAAGGTGCCTATTTAATTAATGCCAATGGCGATCGCTTTATGGCAACCTACGCCCCCAGTCGCATGGAACTCGCTCCCCGTGATATTACCTCCAGGGCGATTGTTCGGGAAATTCGGGCAGGACGTGGGATTCACCCCGATGGCAGTGCAGGTGGCCCCTTTATCTATCTTGACCTGCGCCACATGGGGCGTGAGAAGATTATGAGCCGAATTCCCTTTTGTTGGGAAGAAGCTCATCGCCTGTTAGGGATTGATGCTGTCCATGAACCCATCCCCGTGCGCCCTACGGTTCACTATTCCATGGGGGGGATACCGGTGAACACAGATGGACAGGTGCGTAGCGGCCCCGATGGACTGATTGAGGGCTTCTTTGCGGCGGGAGAAGCCGCCTGTGTTTCTGTGCATGGGGCGAACCGATTGGGGAGTAATTCGCTGTTGGAATGTATCGTTTATGGCAGGCGAACTGGGGCGGCGATCGCACGTTACATTCAAGACCGAAAATTACCCGATATTAATGAACAATCTTACATCCGTTCCACCCAAGAACAAATTAATACCCTGATGAACCAATCGGGAACCATTCGGATTGGGGCGTTGCGCCAAAACTTCCAAGACTGCATGACGCAACATTGTGGGGTTTTCCGTACAGAAGAGTTAATGCAAGAAGGATTAAATCAGCTCAAACAACTGCAACAGCAATACGAACAAATTTACTTGGATGATAAAGGCACTACTTGGAATACGGAACTCATTGAAGCCTTGGAACTCCGGAGTTTAATGGTGGTGGGAGAAATTATCCTCACCTCTGCCCTGAACCGGAAAGAAAGTCGAGGTGCTCACTGCCGCGAAGATTATACCGAGCGAGATGATACCAATTTCCTTAAACATACAATGGCCTTTTATTCTCCTGCTGGCATTGATTTAAACTATCTCCCTGTGGCGATTACGAGGTTTGAACCGAAAGAGCGGAAGTATTAA
- a CDS encoding PAS domain S-box protein has translation MTTKQVIICVDDETTVLRSLRTELQEAIGDDYLIEIAEGGEEALELIAELVADGYEFPVIISDHLMPKMKGDELLKRVHLILPKTLKIMLTGQADLEAIGNAIKDAKLYRYIAKPWQTDDLCLTVKEAVNSYSQDKKLAQQNAQLQEMNQSLAHMNIQLQEMNQTLAKFNREQSMLIDQLHQKESRLLKAEQKYRQIFENALEGIFQITPDGRFLSANQATAQLYGYESPEELMTTITDINHQLYVDPHHRVEFLTLMQQYGAVSEFESQVYRKDGSIIWINENARAVFDFNSSLLYYQGFVEDITERKKAEVDRLQFTKELFQLNQAFSRFVPRQFLQCLNKQSIADVQLGDQVHQEMSVLFADIRDFTTLAETMTPQNIFKLINAYLSRMEPAIIENQGFIDKYMGDGIMALFSGDADDALKAGISMLHRLTEYNQHRAQSNYTPLRIGIGINTGPLMLGTVGGEHRMDSTVISDSVNLASRLESLTKEYGVSLLITHHTFARLNHPGEYSIRFIEQVKVKGKSKAVAVFEAFDGDEPTIRQGKLATLKVFESGLWLYYKRSFSEAAKMFEAVLTMNPYDTVAQIYLQRCQFQKTKVLPLSPSIPNQEQRF, from the coding sequence ATGACGACTAAACAGGTAATTATCTGTGTCGATGATGAGACAACGGTACTCAGAAGCCTCAGAACAGAGCTTCAAGAGGCGATCGGCGATGATTACCTAATTGAAATTGCAGAAGGTGGAGAGGAGGCATTAGAGTTAATTGCAGAATTAGTAGCGGATGGTTATGAATTCCCTGTCATTATTTCTGACCATCTAATGCCCAAAATGAAAGGGGATGAGCTATTAAAGCGTGTCCACCTTATCTTACCTAAAACTCTCAAAATCATGCTGACCGGTCAAGCAGATTTGGAAGCGATTGGAAATGCCATCAAAGATGCAAAATTATATCGCTATATTGCCAAACCCTGGCAGACAGATGACCTTTGTTTAACTGTAAAAGAAGCGGTTAACAGCTATTCTCAGGATAAAAAACTAGCACAACAGAACGCCCAGCTCCAGGAAATGAATCAATCGCTGGCTCACATGAATATCCAACTTCAAGAAATGAATCAGACGTTGGCAAAATTTAACCGTGAGCAGTCTATGCTGATTGACCAACTTCACCAAAAAGAGAGTCGTTTGTTGAAAGCCGAACAAAAGTATCGTCAAATATTTGAAAATGCCCTGGAAGGTATCTTTCAAATTACTCCTGATGGACGTTTCTTGAGTGCAAATCAGGCCACGGCGCAATTATATGGTTACGAATCTCCTGAAGAGTTGATGACAACCATTACCGACATCAACCATCAACTTTATGTCGATCCGCACCATCGAGTTGAGTTTCTCACCTTAATGCAGCAGTATGGAGCAGTATCTGAGTTTGAGTCTCAGGTTTATCGCAAAGATGGGAGCATCATTTGGATTAATGAAAATGCTCGTGCTGTCTTCGATTTTAATAGTTCATTACTCTATTATCAGGGATTTGTGGAAGATATTACGGAACGAAAGAAAGCCGAAGTCGATCGGCTTCAGTTTACCAAAGAACTCTTTCAACTTAACCAAGCATTCTCCCGCTTTGTCCCCCGTCAATTTCTGCAATGTTTAAACAAACAAAGTATTGCTGATGTGCAATTAGGCGACCAAGTCCATCAGGAAATGTCGGTGCTGTTTGCAGATATTCGCGACTTCACCACCCTCGCTGAAACCATGACTCCCCAAAATATTTTTAAATTAATTAATGCCTATCTTTCTCGCATGGAACCCGCCATCATCGAGAATCAGGGGTTTATTGATAAATATATGGGGGATGGAATTATGGCACTGTTTAGCGGCGATGCGGATGACGCCCTCAAAGCCGGAATTTCCATGTTGCATCGCCTCACGGAATATAACCAACACCGCGCTCAATCAAATTATACGCCACTGCGGATTGGGATTGGCATCAATACGGGCCCTTTAATGCTCGGTACAGTTGGGGGAGAACACCGCATGGATAGTACGGTGATTAGTGATTCAGTTAACTTAGCTTCCCGCCTGGAAAGTTTGACGAAAGAATATGGCGTATCACTGTTAATTACGCATCATACTTTTGCGCGTTTAAATCACCCAGGCGAGTATAGTATTCGCTTTATTGAGCAAGTTAAAGTTAAGGGAAAATCAAAAGCCGTTGCTGTTTTTGAAGCTTTTGATGGAGACGAACCGACAATAAGACAGGGGAAATTAGCGACGCTTAAAGTTTTTGAAAGCGGTTTATGGCTCTACTATAAGCGGTCTTTCAGTGAAGCCGCCAAAATGTTTGAAGCCGTATTGACCATGAATCCATACGATACCGTCGCTCAAATTTATCTCCAACGTTGCCAGTTTCAGAAGACTAAGGTTTTACCGCTTTCTCCATCAATACCGAATCAAGAACAGCGCTTTTAA
- a CDS encoding ArnT family glycosyltransferase, whose product MKKLSVISNHSLTQAQWFLFFFIAALVLWGISLGNVPLRDWDEGTRALVAREIYRTGNWLYPTLQGKSYLLKPPLMDWAIALSYSMGGVHEFTTRLPGAFFSACGVPLLYGVGQELFRQRLPAVLAASVYLTLLPVVRHGRLAMLDGTAVSFFLLLLFCLLKSRQDRRWAVGVGLGVGLIGLTKGLLVVPLGAIAGAFLLVDRQFNLLTSPYLWLGLLLGNAPAFAWYIAQWQHYGTSFLQVHFQSQGLERLSQTVENHGGAPWYYFLELLKYTWPWMIFWPGGLYLAWQKRRSSWGCLVLIGTIGYLLIISVMNTKLPWYIMPVYPFFALAVAAQLAEFWQNHQRYPRFLIVMFGFLAVAGLAGCVYFILADPQPVLILMGGVVALTMGVVAWFIQQNNPRFMLMLFLGMYLILGLLMTSKSWVWELNEAFPVKPVAALIREKTNPTQVVYTSFGYGRPSLNFYSDRQVIPADTATLQRVWSKQPYLLLDSATLAALSLPDSVSLGTAEGFTLVTPKPNFVAPL is encoded by the coding sequence ATGAAAAAATTATCGGTAATCTCGAATCACTCGCTCACCCAAGCCCAGTGGTTCTTATTCTTTTTTATAGCCGCCCTCGTGCTTTGGGGAATTTCTCTAGGAAACGTACCTTTACGAGATTGGGATGAGGGAACTCGTGCTTTAGTTGCTAGAGAAATTTACCGCACTGGTAACTGGCTTTATCCCACGCTTCAGGGAAAATCCTACCTCCTGAAACCGCCTTTGATGGATTGGGCGATCGCATTAAGCTACAGTATGGGGGGCGTTCATGAATTCACCACACGCCTACCCGGTGCTTTCTTTTCAGCGTGCGGCGTACCTCTACTTTATGGGGTAGGGCAAGAACTTTTTCGTCAACGTTTACCAGCCGTTTTGGCTGCCAGTGTTTACTTAACCCTCTTGCCTGTTGTGCGTCACGGACGTTTGGCAATGCTCGATGGTACAGCCGTTTCTTTCTTCTTATTGCTGCTATTTTGCCTGCTCAAATCCCGTCAAGATCGACGTTGGGCTGTCGGGGTGGGATTGGGTGTAGGACTGATTGGTTTAACCAAAGGCTTATTAGTGGTACCTCTTGGCGCGATCGCAGGAGCATTTCTCCTGGTAGATCGGCAGTTTAATCTATTAACAAGTCCCTATCTTTGGCTTGGATTATTATTAGGAAATGCGCCAGCATTCGCCTGGTATATAGCCCAATGGCAACATTACGGAACCAGCTTTTTACAAGTGCATTTTCAGTCTCAAGGTTTAGAACGCCTGTCTCAAACTGTTGAAAATCATGGGGGCGCACCTTGGTATTACTTCCTAGAGTTACTCAAATATACTTGGCCTTGGATGATATTTTGGCCTGGGGGTTTGTATCTGGCTTGGCAAAAACGCCGGAGCAGTTGGGGCTGTTTGGTTCTCATCGGCACGATTGGTTATTTGCTCATAATTTCTGTAATGAATACCAAGCTTCCCTGGTATATCATGCCGGTGTATCCCTTTTTTGCTCTTGCTGTTGCCGCTCAACTCGCTGAGTTTTGGCAAAATCATCAGCGCTATCCTCGATTTTTAATCGTAATGTTTGGATTTTTGGCAGTTGCAGGCTTGGCAGGATGCGTTTACTTTATCTTGGCAGACCCTCAGCCTGTCTTAATCCTTATGGGTGGTGTTGTAGCCCTGACAATGGGAGTAGTGGCTTGGTTCATTCAACAGAATAATCCAAGATTTATGCTCATGTTATTCCTGGGAATGTATTTAATTTTGGGGCTGTTAATGACATCTAAATCCTGGGTTTGGGAATTAAACGAAGCTTTTCCCGTTAAACCAGTGGCAGCTTTAATTCGAGAGAAAACTAATCCTACTCAAGTGGTTTATACGTCGTTTGGGTATGGGCGTCCCAGTTTAAATTTTTATAGCGATCGCCAAGTCATTCCCGCTGATACCGCTACTTTGCAACGAGTATGGTCAAAGCAACCTTACCTTTTATTAGATAGCGCCACATTAGCCGCGTTATCCTTACCCGATAGTGTTTCTTTGGGTACGGCAGAAGGCTTTACTTTAGTGACACCAAAACCTAATTTTGTTGCCCCTCTTTAA
- a CDS encoding response regulator, which translates to MAKPVILCVDDERVVLQSLRAQLQEAFGDSYLYEVAEDADEALDVINELNEDELSIILIVSDWLMPGMNGDEFLIRVHQRFPKIITIMLTGQADEVSIKRAQEEANLHSCLFKPWSEEELVETIKSGLAQL; encoded by the coding sequence ATGGCTAAACCCGTAATTCTGTGCGTTGATGATGAGAGAGTGGTTTTGCAGAGCCTGAGGGCACAACTTCAAGAAGCTTTTGGGGATTCTTACCTCTATGAAGTTGCGGAAGATGCTGATGAAGCGCTGGATGTAATTAATGAACTCAATGAAGATGAACTCAGCATTATTTTGATTGTTTCCGATTGGTTAATGCCCGGTATGAATGGTGATGAATTTCTCATTCGTGTTCATCAGAGATTTCCCAAAATTATTACCATCATGCTAACGGGTCAAGCTGATGAAGTATCCATTAAACGGGCACAAGAGGAGGCTAATCTCCATAGCTGCTTGTTTAAACCTTGGTCAGAAGAAGAATTAGTAGAAACGATCAAATCTGGCTTAGCCCAACTATGA